In Nasonia vitripennis strain AsymCx chromosome 2, Nvit_psr_1.1, whole genome shotgun sequence, a genomic segment contains:
- the LOC100120006 gene encoding alpha,alpha-trehalose-phosphate synthase [UDP-forming] isoform X3: protein MHMENRNEPIPESDPNDRTPTAGLLSRKVVAVHVEPTIFDSYYNGCCNGTFWPLFHSMPDRATFIADHWKAYSAVNEEFAAKTVGALEQIHKEQAGQGNGTPLVWVHDYHLMLAANWIRQAADEKNLKLKLGFFLHIPFPPWDIFRLFPWADEILQGMLGCDMVGFHIQDYCLNFVDCCQRSLGCRVDRKNLLVEHGGRTVRVRPLPIGIPFDRFVSLAETAPKVMLTNQKIILGVDRLDYTKGLVHRLKAFEMLLEKHPEHREQVTMLQIAVPSRTDVREYQDLKLEMDQLIGSINGRFTTPNWSPIRYIYGCVSQDELAAFYRDAAVALVTPLRDGMNLVAKEFVACQINTPPGVLIVSPFAGAGEMMHEALICNPYEIDEAAEVIHRALTMPEDERTLRMNHLRRREKAYDVNHWMKSFLQVMGSLEERDSVGATVMQPVTMDDFDDYLSKYIGENHKLALLLDYDGTLAPIATHPDLATLPLETKNVLQRLSNLPDVYIAIISGRNVNNVKSMVGINGITYAGNHGLEILHPDGSKFVHPMPAVFESKVASLMQALQDQLCKDGAWVENKGALLTFHYRETPMERRPSMIEHAKKLIEDAGFKACSAHCAIEAKPPVEWNKGRASIYILRTAFGLDWSERIRIIYAGDDATDEDAMKALKGMAATFRVASSHIIRTSAERRLPSTDSVLTMLKWVERHLSRRKPRNNNDVSSKFRRGHSGITMEMSFTQPSA, encoded by the exons ATGCACATGGAGAACCGGAACGAGCCGATCCCGGAATCCGATCCGAACGACAGAACGCCCACCGCTGGTCTATTGTCGAGAAAG GTCGTGGCAGTGCACGTGGAGCCGACAATCTTCGACTCGTATTACAATGGCTGCTGCAACGGCACTTTCTGGCCACTATTCCACTCGATGCCCGACAGAGCCACTTTTATCGCCGACCACTGGAAGGCTTACAGCGCCGTTAACGAGGAGTTTGCCGCGAAAACG GTCGGAGCTTTGGAACAGATCCACAAGGAGCAAGCGGGTCAGGGCAACGGCACACCCCTGGTCTGGGTGCACGACTATCACCTCATGCTGGCCGCCAACTGGATCAGACAAGCCGCCGACGAGAAGAACCTAAAGCTCAAGCTTGGTTTCTTCCTTCATATTCCATTCCCTCCATGGGACATCTTCAGACTCTTCCCCTGGGCCGACGAGATCCTCCAGGGAATGCTAG GATGCGACATGGTGGGCTTCCACATCCAAGACTACTGCCTGAACTTCGTAGACTGCTGTCAGCGCAGCTTGGGCTGCAGAGTCGACCGCAAGAACCTGCTGGTCGAGCACGGCGGTCGTACCGTCAGGGTGAGACCTTTGCCAATCGGTATACCCTTCGATCGTTTCGTCTCGCTGGCCGAGACCGCGCCGAAGGTTATGCTGACCAATCAAAAGATCATCCTTGGCGTCGACCGACTTGACTACACCAAGGGACTTGTGCACAGACTCAAGGCCTTCGAGATGCTGCTGGAGAAGCATCCGGAACACCGGGAACAG gTGACGATGCTGCAAATCGCCGTGCCATCTCGTACGGACGTCCGCGAGTACCAGGATCTGAAGCTCGAAATGGATCAGCTGATCGGCAGCATAAACGGCCGCTTTACCACACCCAATTGGTCGCCCATACGCTATATTTACGGCTGTGTCAGTCAAGACGAGTTGGCTGCTTTTTACAGAGATGCCGCCGTGGCTCTAGTGACTCCGCTCAGAGATGGCATGAACCTCGTGGCTAAGGAGTTCGTCGCCTGCCAGATCAACACTCCTCCTGGTGTGCTTATCGTTTCTCCCTTCGCCGGTGCTGGAGAGATGATGCACGAGGCACTCATTTGTAACCCATACGAGATCGACGAGGCTGCTGAAGTCATTCACAG agCGTTGACTATGCCAGAGGACGAGCGCACGCTGAGAATGAACCACTTGCGCCGTCGCGAGAAGGCCTACGATGTGAACCATTGGATGAAATCGTTCTTGCAGGTGATGGGCTCGCTCGAGGAGCGTGATTCCGTTGGTGCTACGGTCATGCAGCCGGTGACAATGGACGACTTCGACGATTACTTGAGCAA GTACATTGGTGAGAATCACAAGCTGGCACTGCTTCTGGATTACGATGGTACCTTGGCCCCGATCGCAACCCATCCAGACCTCGCGACCCTACCACTCGAGACGAAGAACGTGCTGCAGAGGCTGTCCAATCTTCCAGACGTCTACATCGCCATCATCTCCGGAAGAAACGTCAACAACGTCAAATCCATGGTTGGAATCAATGGTATCACCTACGCTGGTAACCACGGACTGGAAATTCTGCATCCAGACGGCAGCAAATTCGTTCATCCGATGCCTGCGGTGTTCGAGAGCAAGGTCGCTAGTCTCATGCAAGCCCTTCAGGATCAG CTGTGCAAAGACGGCGCCTGGGTAGAGAATAAGGGAGCTCTGCTGACTTTCCATTACCGCGAAACGCCGATGGAACGTCGCCCATCGATGATCGAACACGCAAAGAAGTTGATAGAAGACGCTGGTTTCAAGGCATGTTCAGCGCATTGCGCCATCGAGGCCAAACCACCGGTAGAATGGAACAAAGGTCGCGCCTCTATTTACATCTTGCGCACAGCTTTCGGCCTCGACTGGAGCGAGAGGATCAGGATCATCTATGCTGGTGACGATGCGACAGATGAGGACGCCATGAAG GCTCTGAAAGGTATGGCTGCGACATTCCGCGTTGCCTCATCGCACATAATTCGTACATCAGCAGAACGCCGTCTGCCCAGCACCGACTCCGTCCTCACGATGCTTAAGTGGGTTGAGAGACACCTAAGCCGCAGAAAGCCTCGCAACAACAATGACGTATCATCCAAGTTCCGTCGCGGACACTCCGGCATTACCATGGAAATGTCCTTTACGCAGCCCTCGGCGTAA
- the LOC100120006 gene encoding alpha,alpha-trehalose-phosphate synthase [UDP-forming] isoform X1, translating to MTESRSYSSNGSMIVVSNRLPFVLKRNETSGKLERKASAGGLVTAVAPVVINGNGVWVGWPGMHMENRNEPIPESDPNDRTPTAGLLSRKVVAVHVEPTIFDSYYNGCCNGTFWPLFHSMPDRATFIADHWKAYSAVNEEFAAKTVGALEQIHKEQAGQGNGTPLVWVHDYHLMLAANWIRQAADEKNLKLKLGFFLHIPFPPWDIFRLFPWADEILQGMLGCDMVGFHIQDYCLNFVDCCQRSLGCRVDRKNLLVEHGGRTVRVRPLPIGIPFDRFVSLAETAPKVMLTNQKIILGVDRLDYTKGLVHRLKAFEMLLEKHPEHREQVTMLQIAVPSRTDVREYQDLKLEMDQLIGSINGRFTTPNWSPIRYIYGCVSQDELAAFYRDAAVALVTPLRDGMNLVAKEFVACQINTPPGVLIVSPFAGAGEMMHEALICNPYEIDEAAEVIHRALTMPEDERTLRMNHLRRREKAYDVNHWMKSFLQVMGSLEERDSVGATVMQPVTMDDFDDYLSKYIGENHKLALLLDYDGTLAPIATHPDLATLPLETKNVLQRLSNLPDVYIAIISGRNVNNVKSMVGINGITYAGNHGLEILHPDGSKFVHPMPAVFESKVASLMQALQDQLCKDGAWVENKGALLTFHYRETPMERRPSMIEHAKKLIEDAGFKACSAHCAIEAKPPVEWNKGRASIYILRTAFGLDWSERIRIIYAGDDATDEDAMKALKGMAATFRVASSHIIRTSAERRLPSTDSVLTMLKWVERHLSRRKPRNNNDVSSKFRRGHSGITMEMSFTQPSA from the exons ATGACAGAGTCCAGGAGCTACTCGTCCAACGGCAGTATGATCGTCGTGAGCAACAGGTTGCCCTTCGTCTTGAAGAGGAATGAGACTTCGGGGAAGCTCGAGCGCAAGGCCAG CGCCGGTGGCCTTGTCACCGCGGTCGCACCAGTGGTGATAAACGGAAATGGAGTCTGGGTCGGATGGCCAGGAATGCACATGGAGAACCGGAACGAGCCGATCCCGGAATCCGATCCGAACGACAGAACGCCCACCGCTGGTCTATTGTCGAGAAAG GTCGTGGCAGTGCACGTGGAGCCGACAATCTTCGACTCGTATTACAATGGCTGCTGCAACGGCACTTTCTGGCCACTATTCCACTCGATGCCCGACAGAGCCACTTTTATCGCCGACCACTGGAAGGCTTACAGCGCCGTTAACGAGGAGTTTGCCGCGAAAACG GTCGGAGCTTTGGAACAGATCCACAAGGAGCAAGCGGGTCAGGGCAACGGCACACCCCTGGTCTGGGTGCACGACTATCACCTCATGCTGGCCGCCAACTGGATCAGACAAGCCGCCGACGAGAAGAACCTAAAGCTCAAGCTTGGTTTCTTCCTTCATATTCCATTCCCTCCATGGGACATCTTCAGACTCTTCCCCTGGGCCGACGAGATCCTCCAGGGAATGCTAG GATGCGACATGGTGGGCTTCCACATCCAAGACTACTGCCTGAACTTCGTAGACTGCTGTCAGCGCAGCTTGGGCTGCAGAGTCGACCGCAAGAACCTGCTGGTCGAGCACGGCGGTCGTACCGTCAGGGTGAGACCTTTGCCAATCGGTATACCCTTCGATCGTTTCGTCTCGCTGGCCGAGACCGCGCCGAAGGTTATGCTGACCAATCAAAAGATCATCCTTGGCGTCGACCGACTTGACTACACCAAGGGACTTGTGCACAGACTCAAGGCCTTCGAGATGCTGCTGGAGAAGCATCCGGAACACCGGGAACAG gTGACGATGCTGCAAATCGCCGTGCCATCTCGTACGGACGTCCGCGAGTACCAGGATCTGAAGCTCGAAATGGATCAGCTGATCGGCAGCATAAACGGCCGCTTTACCACACCCAATTGGTCGCCCATACGCTATATTTACGGCTGTGTCAGTCAAGACGAGTTGGCTGCTTTTTACAGAGATGCCGCCGTGGCTCTAGTGACTCCGCTCAGAGATGGCATGAACCTCGTGGCTAAGGAGTTCGTCGCCTGCCAGATCAACACTCCTCCTGGTGTGCTTATCGTTTCTCCCTTCGCCGGTGCTGGAGAGATGATGCACGAGGCACTCATTTGTAACCCATACGAGATCGACGAGGCTGCTGAAGTCATTCACAG agCGTTGACTATGCCAGAGGACGAGCGCACGCTGAGAATGAACCACTTGCGCCGTCGCGAGAAGGCCTACGATGTGAACCATTGGATGAAATCGTTCTTGCAGGTGATGGGCTCGCTCGAGGAGCGTGATTCCGTTGGTGCTACGGTCATGCAGCCGGTGACAATGGACGACTTCGACGATTACTTGAGCAA GTACATTGGTGAGAATCACAAGCTGGCACTGCTTCTGGATTACGATGGTACCTTGGCCCCGATCGCAACCCATCCAGACCTCGCGACCCTACCACTCGAGACGAAGAACGTGCTGCAGAGGCTGTCCAATCTTCCAGACGTCTACATCGCCATCATCTCCGGAAGAAACGTCAACAACGTCAAATCCATGGTTGGAATCAATGGTATCACCTACGCTGGTAACCACGGACTGGAAATTCTGCATCCAGACGGCAGCAAATTCGTTCATCCGATGCCTGCGGTGTTCGAGAGCAAGGTCGCTAGTCTCATGCAAGCCCTTCAGGATCAG CTGTGCAAAGACGGCGCCTGGGTAGAGAATAAGGGAGCTCTGCTGACTTTCCATTACCGCGAAACGCCGATGGAACGTCGCCCATCGATGATCGAACACGCAAAGAAGTTGATAGAAGACGCTGGTTTCAAGGCATGTTCAGCGCATTGCGCCATCGAGGCCAAACCACCGGTAGAATGGAACAAAGGTCGCGCCTCTATTTACATCTTGCGCACAGCTTTCGGCCTCGACTGGAGCGAGAGGATCAGGATCATCTATGCTGGTGACGATGCGACAGATGAGGACGCCATGAAG GCTCTGAAAGGTATGGCTGCGACATTCCGCGTTGCCTCATCGCACATAATTCGTACATCAGCAGAACGCCGTCTGCCCAGCACCGACTCCGTCCTCACGATGCTTAAGTGGGTTGAGAGACACCTAAGCCGCAGAAAGCCTCGCAACAACAATGACGTATCATCCAAGTTCCGTCGCGGACACTCCGGCATTACCATGGAAATGTCCTTTACGCAGCCCTCGGCGTAA
- the LOC100120006 gene encoding alpha,alpha-trehalose-phosphate synthase [UDP-forming] isoform X2: protein MIVVSNRLPFVLKRNETSGKLERKASAGGLVTAVAPVVINGNGVWVGWPGMHMENRNEPIPESDPNDRTPTAGLLSRKVVAVHVEPTIFDSYYNGCCNGTFWPLFHSMPDRATFIADHWKAYSAVNEEFAAKTVGALEQIHKEQAGQGNGTPLVWVHDYHLMLAANWIRQAADEKNLKLKLGFFLHIPFPPWDIFRLFPWADEILQGMLGCDMVGFHIQDYCLNFVDCCQRSLGCRVDRKNLLVEHGGRTVRVRPLPIGIPFDRFVSLAETAPKVMLTNQKIILGVDRLDYTKGLVHRLKAFEMLLEKHPEHREQVTMLQIAVPSRTDVREYQDLKLEMDQLIGSINGRFTTPNWSPIRYIYGCVSQDELAAFYRDAAVALVTPLRDGMNLVAKEFVACQINTPPGVLIVSPFAGAGEMMHEALICNPYEIDEAAEVIHRALTMPEDERTLRMNHLRRREKAYDVNHWMKSFLQVMGSLEERDSVGATVMQPVTMDDFDDYLSKYIGENHKLALLLDYDGTLAPIATHPDLATLPLETKNVLQRLSNLPDVYIAIISGRNVNNVKSMVGINGITYAGNHGLEILHPDGSKFVHPMPAVFESKVASLMQALQDQLCKDGAWVENKGALLTFHYRETPMERRPSMIEHAKKLIEDAGFKACSAHCAIEAKPPVEWNKGRASIYILRTAFGLDWSERIRIIYAGDDATDEDAMKALKGMAATFRVASSHIIRTSAERRLPSTDSVLTMLKWVERHLSRRKPRNNNDVSSKFRRGHSGITMEMSFTQPSA, encoded by the exons ATGATCGTCGTGAGCAACAGGTTGCCCTTCGTCTTGAAGAGGAATGAGACTTCGGGGAAGCTCGAGCGCAAGGCCAG CGCCGGTGGCCTTGTCACCGCGGTCGCACCAGTGGTGATAAACGGAAATGGAGTCTGGGTCGGATGGCCAGGAATGCACATGGAGAACCGGAACGAGCCGATCCCGGAATCCGATCCGAACGACAGAACGCCCACCGCTGGTCTATTGTCGAGAAAG GTCGTGGCAGTGCACGTGGAGCCGACAATCTTCGACTCGTATTACAATGGCTGCTGCAACGGCACTTTCTGGCCACTATTCCACTCGATGCCCGACAGAGCCACTTTTATCGCCGACCACTGGAAGGCTTACAGCGCCGTTAACGAGGAGTTTGCCGCGAAAACG GTCGGAGCTTTGGAACAGATCCACAAGGAGCAAGCGGGTCAGGGCAACGGCACACCCCTGGTCTGGGTGCACGACTATCACCTCATGCTGGCCGCCAACTGGATCAGACAAGCCGCCGACGAGAAGAACCTAAAGCTCAAGCTTGGTTTCTTCCTTCATATTCCATTCCCTCCATGGGACATCTTCAGACTCTTCCCCTGGGCCGACGAGATCCTCCAGGGAATGCTAG GATGCGACATGGTGGGCTTCCACATCCAAGACTACTGCCTGAACTTCGTAGACTGCTGTCAGCGCAGCTTGGGCTGCAGAGTCGACCGCAAGAACCTGCTGGTCGAGCACGGCGGTCGTACCGTCAGGGTGAGACCTTTGCCAATCGGTATACCCTTCGATCGTTTCGTCTCGCTGGCCGAGACCGCGCCGAAGGTTATGCTGACCAATCAAAAGATCATCCTTGGCGTCGACCGACTTGACTACACCAAGGGACTTGTGCACAGACTCAAGGCCTTCGAGATGCTGCTGGAGAAGCATCCGGAACACCGGGAACAG gTGACGATGCTGCAAATCGCCGTGCCATCTCGTACGGACGTCCGCGAGTACCAGGATCTGAAGCTCGAAATGGATCAGCTGATCGGCAGCATAAACGGCCGCTTTACCACACCCAATTGGTCGCCCATACGCTATATTTACGGCTGTGTCAGTCAAGACGAGTTGGCTGCTTTTTACAGAGATGCCGCCGTGGCTCTAGTGACTCCGCTCAGAGATGGCATGAACCTCGTGGCTAAGGAGTTCGTCGCCTGCCAGATCAACACTCCTCCTGGTGTGCTTATCGTTTCTCCCTTCGCCGGTGCTGGAGAGATGATGCACGAGGCACTCATTTGTAACCCATACGAGATCGACGAGGCTGCTGAAGTCATTCACAG agCGTTGACTATGCCAGAGGACGAGCGCACGCTGAGAATGAACCACTTGCGCCGTCGCGAGAAGGCCTACGATGTGAACCATTGGATGAAATCGTTCTTGCAGGTGATGGGCTCGCTCGAGGAGCGTGATTCCGTTGGTGCTACGGTCATGCAGCCGGTGACAATGGACGACTTCGACGATTACTTGAGCAA GTACATTGGTGAGAATCACAAGCTGGCACTGCTTCTGGATTACGATGGTACCTTGGCCCCGATCGCAACCCATCCAGACCTCGCGACCCTACCACTCGAGACGAAGAACGTGCTGCAGAGGCTGTCCAATCTTCCAGACGTCTACATCGCCATCATCTCCGGAAGAAACGTCAACAACGTCAAATCCATGGTTGGAATCAATGGTATCACCTACGCTGGTAACCACGGACTGGAAATTCTGCATCCAGACGGCAGCAAATTCGTTCATCCGATGCCTGCGGTGTTCGAGAGCAAGGTCGCTAGTCTCATGCAAGCCCTTCAGGATCAG CTGTGCAAAGACGGCGCCTGGGTAGAGAATAAGGGAGCTCTGCTGACTTTCCATTACCGCGAAACGCCGATGGAACGTCGCCCATCGATGATCGAACACGCAAAGAAGTTGATAGAAGACGCTGGTTTCAAGGCATGTTCAGCGCATTGCGCCATCGAGGCCAAACCACCGGTAGAATGGAACAAAGGTCGCGCCTCTATTTACATCTTGCGCACAGCTTTCGGCCTCGACTGGAGCGAGAGGATCAGGATCATCTATGCTGGTGACGATGCGACAGATGAGGACGCCATGAAG GCTCTGAAAGGTATGGCTGCGACATTCCGCGTTGCCTCATCGCACATAATTCGTACATCAGCAGAACGCCGTCTGCCCAGCACCGACTCCGTCCTCACGATGCTTAAGTGGGTTGAGAGACACCTAAGCCGCAGAAAGCCTCGCAACAACAATGACGTATCATCCAAGTTCCGTCGCGGACACTCCGGCATTACCATGGAAATGTCCTTTACGCAGCCCTCGGCGTAA